A stretch of Lysinibacillus agricola DNA encodes these proteins:
- a CDS encoding sensor histidine kinase — protein MRKWHSIIPNSPMLSIYLWIIFCFLPFFFIFRKSSYIEISIGITFLMLYFIFYRFSMNSKSGLVYMWISFEMVINIVMTILYGYVYLSIFTAFFIGNIRKPVGFYIMYGLHIGFTVISTGVGFFVELHLFLSQLPFVVLTILAVVLMPLTIYSKNKRENLEGQLETANERIAELIIFEERQRIARDLHDTLGQKLSMIGLKSDLASRLIERDPQQALTEIKDIRQTASIALKEVRELVSGMRTARFEDELMRISQILKAAEMEFVFHGDKDSLQVPPLVENVLSMCLKEAVNNVVKHSGATKCEIAFHQNFKEVYLIVRDNGQGITKKQAWKTGNGLKGMRERLEFINGSFKIESEEGTTLTVSIPVAITHQKVKENLKNI, from the coding sequence ATGAGGAAATGGCACAGTATTATTCCGAATAGTCCAATGCTCAGTATATATTTATGGATTATTTTCTGTTTCCTACCGTTTTTCTTCATTTTTAGAAAATCATCCTATATAGAAATATCAATTGGTATTACATTTTTAATGCTATATTTTATCTTCTATCGGTTTTCCATGAATTCGAAAAGCGGTCTTGTTTATATGTGGATTAGCTTTGAAATGGTCATTAATATCGTCATGACCATATTGTATGGCTATGTGTATTTATCAATTTTCACAGCTTTCTTCATTGGGAATATTCGTAAACCTGTTGGCTTCTATATTATGTACGGGCTACATATTGGCTTCACGGTTATTTCGACAGGTGTTGGCTTCTTTGTTGAGCTACACTTATTTTTATCACAACTACCGTTCGTTGTTTTAACGATTCTAGCAGTTGTACTTATGCCACTAACGATTTATTCAAAAAATAAACGTGAAAATTTAGAGGGGCAGCTTGAGACTGCTAATGAACGAATAGCTGAGTTAATTATTTTTGAGGAACGACAACGTATTGCTCGTGACTTACATGATACTCTCGGTCAAAAGTTATCAATGATAGGACTAAAAAGTGACTTAGCTTCAAGATTAATTGAACGAGATCCACAGCAGGCTCTAACGGAGATTAAGGATATTCGTCAAACAGCGAGCATCGCATTAAAAGAGGTACGTGAATTAGTATCAGGTATGCGAACAGCTAGGTTTGAAGACGAGCTTATGCGTATTTCTCAAATATTAAAGGCAGCCGAAATGGAATTCGTATTTCATGGTGATAAAGATTCATTGCAAGTACCACCACTTGTAGAAAATGTATTATCCATGTGCTTAAAAGAGGCGGTTAATAATGTCGTTAAGCATAGTGGCGCTACAAAATGCGAAATTGCCTTCCATCAAAATTTTAAGGAAGTATATTTAATAGTCCGTGATAATGGACAAGGAATCACGAAAAAGCAAGCATGGAAAACTGGTAATGGATTAAAGGGAATGCGTGAACGCTTAGAGTTTATAAACGGTTCCTTTAAAATCGAAAGTGAAGAGGGCACTACATTAACAGTGTCGATTCCAGTGGCGATTACGCATCAGAAGGTCAAAGAAAATCTGAAGAACATATAG
- a CDS encoding fatty acid desaturase, giving the protein MATDREKTKKLRQDVAPFAKSDTVKSIFQMVNTIVPLIALWVAGYMLVDVSPWLTAGLSVISAGFVVRTFIIFHDCTHGSFFKSKKANDWVGFVTGVFTSFPYEKWKREHTIHHATSSNLDKRGIGDIDMMTVEEYLEASKGQRLWYRFYRNPLVMFGLGPLYMVLVLNRFNRKDAKQKERFNTYLTNVVIVGICVALIYFMGWQAFLLVQGVTLFIAGSLGIWLFYIQHTYEDSYFEHDSEWDYVKAAVEGSSYYKLPKLLQWATGNIGFHHVHHLAPRVPNYNLEKVHNETPPLHTATTITLRKSLESLRYKLYDEEQGKFVTFKEVSEIIKRKARGSFAA; this is encoded by the coding sequence ATGGCAACAGATCGAGAAAAAACAAAAAAACTGCGCCAGGATGTAGCACCATTTGCGAAATCTGATACAGTTAAAAGTATTTTTCAAATGGTGAATACGATTGTACCTTTAATCGCTTTATGGGTAGCTGGCTATATGTTAGTGGATGTTTCACCATGGTTAACAGCTGGATTAAGTGTAATTTCTGCTGGCTTTGTCGTACGAACATTTATTATTTTCCATGACTGTACACACGGTTCATTTTTCAAAAGTAAAAAAGCAAACGACTGGGTTGGTTTTGTAACTGGGGTGTTCACATCATTCCCGTATGAAAAATGGAAGCGTGAGCATACAATTCACCACGCAACTAGCTCGAACTTAGACAAGCGTGGTATTGGTGATATTGATATGATGACAGTGGAAGAGTATTTAGAAGCATCTAAAGGACAACGTTTATGGTATCGTTTTTACCGTAATCCGTTAGTAATGTTCGGCTTAGGCCCATTATATATGGTATTAGTGTTAAACCGTTTTAATCGTAAGGACGCTAAACAGAAGGAACGCTTTAACACATATTTAACAAATGTCGTTATTGTGGGAATTTGTGTAGCTTTAATTTACTTTATGGGTTGGCAAGCATTTTTATTAGTACAGGGTGTAACATTATTTATTGCTGGTTCTCTTGGTATTTGGTTATTCTATATTCAACATACGTACGAGGATTCTTATTTTGAACATGACTCAGAATGGGATTATGTAAAGGCTGCTGTTGAAGGTAGCTCGTATTATAAATTACCAAAGCTATTACAATGGGCTACAGGTAATATTGGCTTTCACCATGTACATCATTTAGCCCCTCGCGTACCAAACTATAACCTTGAAAAAGTGCATAATGAAACACCGCCATTACACACGGCGACAACAATTACATTACGTAAAAGTTTAGAATCGTTACGCTACAAGTTATATGATGAAGAACAAGGTAAGTTTGTAACTTTTAAAGAAGTTAGTGAAATAATCAAACGAAAAGCAAGAGGCAGTTTCGCTGCTTAG
- a CDS encoding response regulator transcription factor — MIRIVIAEDQGMLLGALRSLLSMEDDMEVVGLAKNGEEALALVEEHQPDICIMDIEMPVKTGLDTAEELHCLGSDCKVIILTTFARPGYFERARKASVRGYLLKDSPIEELVSAIRTIMDGKRIYAPELVDFVYEDDSENPLTDRESQVLTLVAEGKTTKEIAAELFLSAGTVRNYISTILEKLNVGNRIEAIARFKEKGWNK, encoded by the coding sequence ATGATACGAATTGTAATTGCTGAAGATCAGGGGATGCTATTAGGCGCACTTCGTTCTTTACTTAGTATGGAAGATGATATGGAGGTCGTCGGCTTAGCAAAAAATGGTGAGGAAGCATTGGCGCTTGTAGAAGAGCATCAGCCTGATATTTGTATTATGGATATTGAAATGCCGGTGAAAACTGGACTGGATACTGCCGAGGAACTGCATTGCTTAGGTTCGGATTGTAAAGTGATTATATTAACGACATTTGCAAGGCCAGGTTATTTTGAACGTGCAAGAAAGGCTAGTGTTCGTGGCTATCTACTAAAGGATAGTCCGATCGAAGAATTGGTCAGTGCCATTCGCACAATTATGGATGGCAAAAGAATTTATGCGCCTGAACTCGTTGACTTTGTCTATGAGGATGATAGTGAAAATCCATTAACAGACCGTGAGAGCCAAGTACTGACACTTGTTGCAGAGGGGAAGACGACAAAAGAAATTGCTGCAGAATTATTTTTATCGGCAGGAACTGTCCGCAACTATATCTCAACTATTTTAGAAAAATTAAATGTAGGGAATCGTATTGAAGCTATTGCACGCTTTAAAGAAAAAGGGTGGAATAAATAA
- a CDS encoding proline dehydrogenase family protein — translation MLLRDFFIHLSENQLLNSTAKKYGLKLGAQSVVAGTNIEETIASIKELNAQNISCTVDNLGEFVSTEEEATKAKEQILAVIEAIHENSVDAHISLKPSQLGLDIDVDFCYDNLYEIVEKAAAYDIFVNFDMEDYGRLQTSFDMVEELSKTFNNVGTVIQSYFYRAKDDIEKFKDYRLRIVKGAYKEPVDVAFQDKLDIDLNFIELIEYHLLHGKFTSIATHDHNVIAHVKRFVADNNIPLDKFEFQMLYGFRTDMQKELAKEGYNFCVYVPFGEDWYGYFMRRLAERPQNLNLVTKQVFTKKTNTVLAVAAGAFVLGRLTKRKK, via the coding sequence ATGTTATTACGCGATTTTTTCATCCATTTATCTGAAAACCAACTATTAAATAGTACTGCAAAAAAATACGGTCTAAAATTAGGAGCGCAAAGTGTAGTAGCTGGTACAAATATTGAAGAAACGATTGCGAGCATCAAAGAGCTTAACGCACAAAATATCTCTTGCACAGTAGATAATTTAGGGGAGTTTGTTTCAACTGAAGAAGAAGCAACTAAAGCTAAAGAACAAATCCTTGCTGTTATTGAAGCTATTCATGAAAACAGCGTTGATGCGCATATTTCGTTAAAGCCCTCTCAATTAGGCTTAGATATTGATGTTGATTTTTGCTACGACAATTTATATGAGATTGTAGAGAAAGCAGCAGCATATGATATATTTGTTAATTTTGATATGGAAGACTACGGTCGTTTGCAAACATCCTTTGATATGGTTGAAGAGCTATCCAAAACATTTAATAATGTAGGCACTGTTATCCAATCTTACTTTTACCGCGCGAAAGACGATATTGAGAAATTCAAAGACTATCGTCTACGTATCGTAAAAGGTGCTTATAAGGAACCTGTGGATGTTGCTTTCCAAGATAAATTAGATATTGATTTAAACTTCATTGAGCTAATCGAATATCATTTACTACACGGTAAATTTACGTCTATAGCAACACATGACCATAATGTTATTGCACACGTAAAACGCTTTGTAGCTGACAATAATATTCCACTCGATAAATTCGAGTTCCAAATGCTTTACGGTTTCCGTACAGACATGCAAAAAGAGCTTGCTAAAGAAGGCTATAACTTCTGTGTATATGTGCCATTCGGCGAAGATTGGTACGGCTACTTTATGCGCCGTTTAGCGGAGCGTCCCCAAAATCTTAATCTTGTTACAAAGCAAGTATTTACGAAAAAAACGAACACCGTCCTTGCTGTAGCAGCAGGTGCATTCGTTCTTGGACGTTTAACAAAACGTAAAAAATAA
- a CDS encoding ABC transporter permease gives MTYTTLSLTLIFVLIPIILSKTLKLGLEKDTIIATIRSIIQLLAVGYILKFVFDAQSYIYIFLMIALMILVATLNARKKGKGIKGITWKIALTLIVIEVVTQGVLLGFNIIPATAQYIIPISGMLIGNSMVLSILFLNRFTAEITSHHNEIELILSLGGTPKQAIHQQLINAVKASMIPTIESQKTIGLVQLPGMMSGQIIGGADPIQAVQFQLLIIFALLTTATLSSIMIGFLSYPALFNERMQILEMK, from the coding sequence ATGACATATACAACACTATCTCTAACATTAATTTTTGTATTAATACCAATTATACTATCAAAAACTTTAAAGCTTGGACTCGAAAAAGATACAATCATAGCTACTATTCGTTCTATTATTCAACTGCTTGCAGTAGGTTATATTTTAAAATTTGTCTTTGATGCCCAAAGCTATATTTATATTTTCCTTATGATTGCTTTAATGATTTTAGTAGCGACATTAAATGCTCGTAAAAAAGGGAAAGGTATAAAAGGGATTACGTGGAAAATAGCGTTAACTCTTATCGTGATAGAAGTTGTTACTCAAGGTGTTTTGCTCGGTTTTAATATTATACCAGCAACTGCGCAGTATATTATTCCGATTAGCGGCATGCTGATTGGTAATTCTATGGTTTTATCCATCCTATTTTTAAATCGTTTTACAGCAGAAATCACTAGTCACCATAATGAAATTGAGTTAATTTTATCGTTGGGAGGCACACCAAAACAGGCAATTCATCAACAACTAATCAATGCGGTAAAAGCAAGTATGATCCCTACAATTGAGAGCCAGAAAACTATTGGACTCGTTCAATTGCCAGGTATGATGAGCGGTCAAATTATCGGTGGTGCAGACCCTATTCAAGCGGTGCAATTTCAGCTATTAATCATTTTCGCCCTTCTAACGACTGCGACATTATCGAGCATAATGATAGGTTTTTTAAGCTATCCTGCACTTTTTAACGAACGCATGCAAATACTTGAAATGAAATAA
- a CDS encoding methylated-DNA--[protein]-cysteine S-methyltransferase encodes MDVLYVDTLTYVQGNMYIVASDEGLVYIGTPNAPFEEVEVWAKKPFKGYRFEENKEKLQGYVKQFTAYFNKELTEFNLPIHVKGTPFQLAVWDALKELPYGATTTYSDIAHRIGNPKAVRAVGSAIGANPILAIIPCHRVIGKNGKLTGFRSGLAMKEFLLELEKV; translated from the coding sequence ATGGATGTATTATATGTAGACACACTAACATATGTACAAGGCAATATGTATATCGTTGCATCAGATGAAGGTCTTGTATATATCGGAACACCGAATGCGCCATTTGAAGAGGTGGAAGTGTGGGCGAAAAAGCCTTTTAAAGGCTATCGATTTGAAGAGAATAAAGAAAAGTTACAGGGCTATGTTAAGCAATTTACTGCCTATTTTAATAAAGAACTTACTGAATTTAATTTGCCAATACATGTAAAAGGAACACCGTTTCAACTAGCGGTATGGGATGCGTTGAAGGAGCTACCATATGGTGCAACTACAACGTATTCAGATATTGCACACCGCATCGGTAATCCGAAAGCAGTAAGAGCTGTAGGTAGTGCAATTGGTGCTAATCCAATATTAGCAATTATTCCTTGTCATCGTGTGATTGGAAAGAATGGTAAGCTAACAGGTTTTCGTAGTGGACTAGCTATGAAAGAATTTTTACTTGAACTAGAAAAAGTCTAA
- a CDS encoding ABC transporter ATP-binding protein, giving the protein MNTSYEPAIHFQQVSFSANDKTILNLITGSFPKGKITTLVGPSGAGKTTLLKLCNGLLSPTDGQILIDNQHISTYEPTALRRHVSMALQAAPMIAGTVFENLALPRSLQGKKLTEQEAIQYLQDVGLDQSFLQRPTNKLSGGQRQKVSIARTLINQSSILLLDEITSALDRQSVQEIETLIATINKKYNVTMIWITHNLQQALSIGHYTWVMMDGELIETGKSSLLSAPTNPRVLEFVQGVNA; this is encoded by the coding sequence ATGAATACGTCATACGAGCCTGCTATTCACTTTCAACAGGTTAGCTTTTCAGCGAATGACAAGACGATATTAAATTTGATTACTGGATCATTCCCTAAAGGAAAAATCACAACATTAGTCGGCCCTTCAGGTGCTGGTAAAACAACTCTACTTAAATTGTGCAATGGACTATTATCACCTACAGATGGTCAAATATTAATTGATAACCAACATATTTCTACATACGAGCCAACCGCTTTAAGAAGACATGTAAGTATGGCTCTTCAAGCAGCACCCATGATAGCAGGAACTGTATTTGAAAATCTTGCACTTCCTCGTTCGTTACAAGGAAAAAAGCTGACGGAGCAAGAGGCTATCCAATATTTACAAGATGTTGGACTTGATCAAAGCTTTTTACAACGCCCTACAAATAAATTATCAGGTGGACAACGACAAAAAGTCTCTATTGCACGAACACTTATCAATCAATCCTCCATTTTATTATTAGATGAAATCACATCTGCACTAGATCGTCAATCCGTTCAGGAAATTGAGACACTAATTGCTACAATTAATAAAAAATACAATGTTACAATGATCTGGATAACTCATAATTTACAGCAAGCACTGTCAATCGGGCACTATACATGGGTTATGATGGATGGTGAGCTTATTGAAACAGGAAAAAGTTCCTTACTTAGCGCCCCTACAAATCCACGTGTCTTAGAATTTGTACAGGGGGTGAATGCATGA
- a CDS encoding GNAT family N-acetyltransferase, which produces MIRLMEERDLPEVLDIYNDIILTSKAVYRYETQSLEEKRQWYKEQQATGNPLLVFDENGTVAGFATYSQFRPYPGYRYTMEHSVYVHKDHYQKGIATQLMHELIRIAEEQGVKTLVAGIDGENIGSIKVHEKLGFEYAGTIKNAGYKFGQWLDLVFYQLQLTGPKA; this is translated from the coding sequence ATGATTCGATTAATGGAAGAGAGAGATTTACCCGAGGTTTTAGACATCTATAATGACATTATTTTAACGAGCAAGGCCGTTTATCGATATGAAACACAGTCGTTGGAAGAAAAAAGGCAATGGTACAAGGAGCAACAAGCAACTGGTAATCCACTGCTGGTTTTCGACGAAAATGGCACTGTAGCCGGCTTTGCAACATATAGTCAGTTCCGTCCATATCCTGGTTATAGGTACACAATGGAGCACTCTGTGTATGTGCATAAGGATCATTATCAAAAGGGAATAGCTACACAGTTAATGCATGAGCTTATTCGAATTGCGGAAGAGCAAGGTGTGAAAACACTAGTAGCAGGCATTGATGGTGAAAACATCGGAAGTATTAAAGTACATGAAAAACTAGGCTTTGAATATGCGGGTACAATTAAAAACGCAGGCTATAAATTTGGACAGTGGCTAGATCTTGTATTTTATCAACTACAGTTAACTGGACCAAAAGCATAG
- the metH gene encoding methionine synthase: MAKHLIEEQLEKRILILDGAMGTMLQNENLSAEDFGGEEYDGCNENLVLTRPDVLEKIHGKYLEAGADIICTNTFGSTPLVLNEYDLGTKAEEINKRAVEIARKVVDEFSTSDWPRFVAGAMGPTTKTLSVTGGITFEELEENFYVQAKALIEAGADVLLLETSQDMLNVKAGTLGVSRAFETTGKELPVMISGTIEPMGTTLAGQTIDAFYISIEHIKPLSVGLNCATGPEFMTDHIRSLAELSTGYISCYPNAGLPDEEGCYHESPESLSRKLKGFAEKGWLNIVGGCCGTTPAHIAAIREVLKDEKPRQLPDATHGHVVSGIEPLVYDDSMRPLFIGERTNVIGSRKFKNLIIDGKFEEAAEIARAQVKNGAHVIDICLANPDRDELADIRGFMQEVVKKVKVPLVIDSTDEKVIEEALKFSQGKTIINSINLEDGEERFDAVLPLVKKYGASLVVGTIDEQGMAVDRHRKLEIAERSYKLLTEKWGIAPEDIIFDPLMFPVGTGDEQYIGSALETVEGIRLIKEKMPRTLTVLGVSNISFGLPPVGREVLNAVYLYHCTQAGLDYAIVNTEKLERYASIPEAEIKLANDLLFHTNDETLAVFTDFYRDKKKEKTEADIPKTVEGRLAYYILEGTKEGLIEDLEAAREIFETPLAIINGPLMDGMAEVGRLFNDNQLIVAEVLQSAGVMKAAVAHLEQFMEKDEESAGKGKMVLATVKGDVHDIGKNLVDIILSNNGYRVIDLGIKVTPAQLIEAIRKEKPDFIGLSGLLVKSAQQMVITAQDFKEAGIDVPILVGGAALSRRFTETKIAGEYNGPVIYSKDAMQGLEQANRLMGTDTRADFLAEIKESREKRLEADEKRAARPIKEVTIKPVRTIKEASVFLPADVRRHVKREYAVSHLYPYVNMRTLLGHHLGLKGQVQQLLDAGDARATELKDLVDDYLQRDLLKPSGMYQFFPAQADGDDVVVYDPADSKTEIERFTFPRQQVEPFLCLADFLKTVESDEMDYIALMVVTAGQGVMAKARQLKEEGKFLESHALQSTALELAEGFAERMHQEIRDQWGFPDATDFTMRDRFAAKYQGQRFSFGYPACPNLEDQEKLFGLLKPEDIGVHLTEGFMMEPEASVSAIVFAHPDARYFNV; encoded by the coding sequence ATGGCTAAGCACTTGATTGAAGAACAATTAGAAAAACGAATTTTAATTCTTGATGGCGCAATGGGTACAATGCTACAAAATGAAAATTTATCAGCAGAGGATTTTGGCGGCGAGGAATATGATGGCTGTAATGAAAATCTTGTGCTAACTAGACCAGATGTGCTTGAAAAAATTCATGGAAAATATTTAGAGGCTGGAGCAGATATTATTTGTACAAATACATTTGGAAGTACTCCACTTGTATTAAATGAATATGATCTTGGTACGAAAGCAGAAGAGATTAATAAACGCGCTGTAGAAATTGCACGCAAAGTAGTGGATGAGTTTTCAACGTCCGATTGGCCTCGTTTTGTAGCGGGGGCTATGGGACCAACTACAAAAACTTTGTCAGTTACAGGTGGTATTACATTTGAAGAGTTAGAGGAAAACTTTTATGTTCAGGCGAAGGCACTAATCGAAGCTGGAGCCGATGTTCTGTTGTTGGAAACGAGTCAGGATATGTTGAATGTTAAGGCAGGTACACTGGGTGTATCTCGTGCTTTTGAAACAACTGGAAAAGAGCTACCTGTGATGATATCAGGAACAATTGAACCTATGGGTACGACACTTGCTGGTCAAACAATTGATGCTTTTTACATTTCCATCGAGCATATTAAGCCATTGTCAGTTGGCCTAAACTGTGCGACTGGGCCAGAGTTTATGACTGATCATATTCGTTCACTAGCAGAGCTTTCAACAGGCTATATTAGCTGTTATCCGAATGCAGGCTTACCTGACGAGGAGGGCTGCTATCATGAGTCGCCTGAATCATTGTCACGGAAGCTAAAAGGCTTTGCTGAAAAGGGCTGGCTGAATATTGTCGGAGGCTGCTGTGGTACAACGCCAGCGCATATTGCTGCTATTCGAGAGGTGCTAAAGGACGAAAAGCCTCGACAATTACCAGATGCAACACATGGTCATGTAGTATCAGGTATCGAGCCATTGGTGTATGACGACTCTATGCGTCCATTATTTATTGGAGAACGGACAAATGTAATCGGCTCTCGTAAATTTAAAAATTTAATTATTGATGGGAAGTTTGAGGAAGCAGCAGAAATCGCGCGTGCTCAGGTGAAAAATGGAGCACATGTTATCGATATTTGTTTAGCAAATCCTGACCGTGATGAACTAGCCGATATACGTGGCTTTATGCAGGAGGTTGTAAAAAAAGTAAAAGTACCTCTTGTAATTGACTCAACAGATGAAAAAGTAATTGAGGAAGCACTTAAGTTTTCTCAAGGGAAAACCATCATTAATTCGATTAACTTAGAGGATGGCGAAGAGCGTTTTGACGCAGTTTTACCGCTAGTGAAAAAATATGGTGCCTCTTTAGTTGTGGGTACGATTGATGAGCAAGGTATGGCGGTTGACCGACATCGCAAGCTAGAGATTGCTGAGCGTTCCTATAAATTGTTAACAGAAAAGTGGGGTATTGCTCCTGAAGATATTATCTTTGATCCACTAATGTTCCCAGTAGGTACGGGAGATGAACAGTATATTGGCTCGGCACTCGAAACGGTGGAAGGAATTCGCCTGATTAAAGAAAAAATGCCTCGTACATTAACGGTGCTTGGTGTAAGTAATATTTCATTCGGATTACCACCCGTAGGTCGTGAAGTATTGAATGCCGTGTATTTATATCATTGTACACAGGCTGGTTTAGATTATGCAATTGTGAATACGGAGAAGTTAGAACGTTATGCATCGATTCCAGAGGCAGAGATTAAGCTAGCAAATGATTTACTCTTTCATACAAATGATGAAACATTAGCTGTCTTCACGGATTTCTATCGTGATAAAAAGAAGGAAAAAACAGAGGCAGATATTCCGAAAACAGTAGAAGGTCGCTTAGCTTACTATATTTTAGAGGGTACAAAAGAAGGGCTTATTGAAGATTTAGAGGCTGCTCGTGAAATTTTCGAAACACCGCTTGCTATTATTAATGGACCATTAATGGATGGAATGGCAGAGGTTGGCCGCTTATTTAACGATAATCAGCTGATCGTAGCAGAAGTATTACAATCAGCAGGGGTTATGAAGGCAGCGGTGGCACATTTAGAGCAATTTATGGAGAAAGATGAAGAGAGTGCTGGCAAGGGGAAGATGGTACTTGCAACTGTAAAAGGCGATGTGCATGATATTGGGAAAAACCTTGTTGATATTATTTTAAGTAATAATGGCTATAGGGTGATTGATCTTGGCATCAAAGTAACACCTGCCCAGTTAATAGAAGCGATTCGCAAGGAAAAGCCAGATTTCATCGGGCTTTCAGGCTTACTTGTAAAATCAGCGCAGCAAATGGTTATTACAGCTCAAGATTTCAAGGAAGCAGGTATTGACGTACCTATTTTAGTAGGGGGAGCGGCATTATCCCGTCGCTTTACTGAAACAAAAATTGCCGGCGAATATAATGGACCTGTCATTTATTCAAAGGATGCGATGCAAGGATTAGAGCAGGCAAATAGGTTAATGGGGACAGATACACGTGCAGATTTCTTAGCTGAAATTAAGGAATCGCGTGAAAAACGCTTAGAGGCAGACGAAAAAAGAGCGGCTCGCCCTATAAAAGAAGTAACTATAAAGCCTGTACGCACAATAAAGGAAGCGTCTGTCTTTCTACCAGCAGATGTGCGCCGCCATGTAAAGAGAGAATATGCTGTTTCGCATTTATATCCATATGTTAATATGCGGACATTACTTGGACATCACCTAGGTTTAAAGGGTCAAGTACAGCAATTACTTGATGCTGGCGATGCAAGAGCAACGGAGTTAAAAGATTTAGTTGACGATTATTTACAAAGGGACCTATTGAAACCATCAGGTATGTATCAGTTTTTCCCTGCACAAGCAGATGGGGATGATGTAGTTGTTTATGATCCAGCAGATAGCAAAACAGAAATTGAACGATTTACCTTCCCGCGTCAGCAAGTTGAACCGTTTTTATGTCTTGCAGATTTCCTAAAAACAGTTGAAAGCGATGAAATGGACTATATTGCCTTAATGGTGGTAACGGCAGGACAAGGGGTTATGGCAAAGGCTCGTCAGCTAAAAGAGGAAGGGAAATTCCTTGAAAGTCATGCATTACAATCTACAGCCCTTGAACTTGCAGAAGGCTTTGCGGAGCGTATGCACCAAGAGATTCGTGACCAGTGGGGCTTCCCAGATGCGACAGATTTTACAATGCGTGATCGTTTCGCGGCAAAATATCAAGGACAGCGCTTCTCATTCGGCTATCCTGCATGTCCAAACTTAGAGGATCAAGAGAAATTGTTCGGTTTATTAAAACCAGAGGACATTGGTGTTCATTTAACGGAAGGCTTTATGATGGAGCCAGAAGCTTCTGTTTCAGCAATTGTCTTTGCACATCCAGATGCTCGATATTTTAATGTGTAA